A region of Drosophila mauritiana strain mau12 chromosome 3L, ASM438214v1, whole genome shotgun sequence DNA encodes the following proteins:
- the LOC117141418 gene encoding uncharacterized protein LOC117141418 isoform X2 encodes MKNELFISEFLKIGDRNNSDNLTHSTLRRIKFFAMNWRSFIVTLLVWSIQVLQLNGTGIKNLSRTRDSFRAVQVPKQFYDAIEKADFSKHSLQNKLEHFLEKLQKNFTISAVLSDSEDIITSERNYVYKIRELSTFFYEASFSFQQFSSDIKTFYETSKNASYALLFKLRQVPTGQPTLVKVLLTNYFAEIEFFHVLFSEIIDEAMEYSTESLKRTQELFFYYADTQNIILENWKLKTNPECCKLYVNFLQNQSSQIFKCATLDNLNIIYDVYSVTKLNIKYIVRQLEFRIQRLFNCLMYNSLNLQ; translated from the exons atgaaaaatgaGCTTTTCATTTCCGAATTTCTTAAAATTGGTGATCGTAATAATAGTGATAATTTAACGCACTCCACTCTTAGAAGAATCAAATTTTTCGCAATGAATTGGCGGAGTTTTATTGTTACTTTATTAGTGTGGTCAATACAAGTTCTTCAATTAAATGGCACTGGAATTAAAAACCTAAGCAGAACAAGAGACTCTTTTAGAGCAGTACAAGTACCCAAACAGTTTTATGATGCTATCGAAAAAGCAGATTTTAGTAAACATagtttacaaaataaattagagCATTTCCTGGAAAAACTTCAAAAAAACTTTACCATATCGGCTGTATTGAGTGACTCCGAAGATATTATCACAAGTGAAAGAAACTATGTCTACAAGATACGAGAGCTATCAACCTTCTTTTATgaagcttctttttctttccaACAATTTTCTTCTGATATCAAAACTTTTTATGAAACATCAAAAAATGCAAGCTACGCacttttgtttaaactacGTCAAGTCCCAACAGGCCAACCAACTCTAGTAAAGGTTTTACTCACAAACTATTTTGCGGAAATAGAATTCTTTCATGTGTTGTTTTCAGAAATTATAGATGAGGCTATGGAATATAGTACTGAATCCCTAAAACGTACTCAAGaactatttttttattatgctGATACTCAAAATATTATTCTAGAAAATTGGAAATTGAAAACTAATCCTGAATGCTGCAAACTTTATGTCAACTTTTTGCAGAATCAGTCCTCTCAGATTTTTAAATGCGCTACTTTGGATAATCTTAATATAATATACGATGTGTATTCTGTAACGAAGCTTAACATAAAATACATAGTAAGGCAACTTGAGTTTCGCATCCAACGATTATTCAATTGTTTAATGTATAACAGCCTTAACCTACAAT AA
- the LOC117141418 gene encoding uncharacterized protein LOC117141418 isoform X1: MKNELFISEFLKIGDRNNSDNLTHSTLRRIKFFAMNWRSFIVTLLVWSIQVLQLNGTGIKNLSRTRDSFRAVQVPKQFYDAIEKADFSKHSLQNKLEHFLEKLQKNFTISAVLSDSEDIITSERNYVYKIRELSTFFYEASFSFQQFSSDIKTFYETSKNASYALLFKLRQVPTGQPTLVKNQSSQIFKCATLDNLNIIYDVYSVTKLNIKYIVRQLEFRIQRLFNCLMYNSLNLQCKLLKSAEQDLKTLFRNLAELDMFIDIKTKKGRAAALRFRRGNTWNNNQIKLEPNPNYCLPIGFPNTQMSTELKECFYFLDNIV, encoded by the exons atgaaaaatgaGCTTTTCATTTCCGAATTTCTTAAAATTGGTGATCGTAATAATAGTGATAATTTAACGCACTCCACTCTTAGAAGAATCAAATTTTTCGCAATGAATTGGCGGAGTTTTATTGTTACTTTATTAGTGTGGTCAATACAAGTTCTTCAATTAAATGGCACTGGAATTAAAAACCTAAGCAGAACAAGAGACTCTTTTAGAGCAGTACAAGTACCCAAACAGTTTTATGATGCTATCGAAAAAGCAGATTTTAGTAAACATagtttacaaaataaattagagCATTTCCTGGAAAAACTTCAAAAAAACTTTACCATATCGGCTGTATTGAGTGACTCCGAAGATATTATCACAAGTGAAAGAAACTATGTCTACAAGATACGAGAGCTATCAACCTTCTTTTATgaagcttctttttctttccaACAATTTTCTTCTGATATCAAAACTTTTTATGAAACATCAAAAAATGCAAGCTACGCacttttgtttaaactacGTCAAGTCCCAACAGGCCAACCAACTCTAGTAAAG AATCAGTCCTCTCAGATTTTTAAATGCGCTACTTTGGATAATCTTAATATAATATACGATGTGTATTCTGTAACGAAGCTTAACATAAAATACATAGTAAGGCAACTTGAGTTTCGCATCCAACGATTATTCAATTGTTTAATGTATAACAGCCTTAACCTACAATGTAAGCTTCTTAAAAGCGCAGAACAAGATCTTAAAACCTTATTTAGAAATCTCGCAGAGCTGGACATGTTCATCgatataaaaactaaaaaaggCAGAGCAGCGGCATTAAGATTTCGCCGAGGAAATACATGGAACaacaatcaaattaaattggaaCCGAACCCGAACTACTGTCTTCCAATTGGCTTTCCAAATACTCAAATGTCAACAGAATTAAAAGAATGTTTTTACTTTTTAGATAACATAGTGTAA